The DNA region TCATCAACGGCAAGTTCGTCGGGGTGGTTGGGATTGGGGTTCTGCAGATTGCCGCACTAACAGCAGCACGCGCGGCCCTAGAGAGCCCCACTGGCAAGCAGCTCTGGGATGCCGCCTCCCTGCTTCTGGGATACAGCTTCATGGCATCCTTCGGACTGTGGCTGGCGAGTTGGATCCGAAGTGAGGCACAGCTCTACGGGGTTGCAACACTCGTGCTCTTCGGCCTCTTGGCAGGTGCAGTGTTTGTGCTGCAGTCTCCAGAGCCCCTCTTGCCCGTCATGCTGGCCGTTCCATTGTGGATGCCGGTCGTACTGGTGGGGATGTCTCCTGAAGTGTCAGGAGAGATCATCCTCGGCGGAATTGTGTCGCTGTTGATGAGTGCTGCTCTCCTGCGACATGCTGCGCGGGGCTTACCATATGGGTGGGGAGTGAGTGGCAGCTCGGTCCGGTGACAATGGAGCGAGAAGCACGATCGTTAGCCGAGGTCTTGCAGCAGTTTCTCCAGGAGCAAGGGCTCCAGGAAGTGCTGTACATGGCTCGCCTACCAAAGGTCTGGGCTGAGGTCGTCGGGACCCCTGCAGCACGCAGTAGCACTATCCGGAGCTTCGCTAATGGAGAGCTCGTTGTGGAGGTTGCTGTCCCAGCATGGCGAATGGAGCTCCACATGCGGGCAGAGGAGCTCAGGAGACGGCTCAACGAGCGGCTTGGGCGAGAGCTCGTGCGTCGGCTTGTTATCCGATAAGGCATTCACGGACGTCTATACGGCCGGTTGGCAACGGACAGGGAGCCTGGAATGAGCGAGCTCAGCGAGCAACACGGCACGACGTCGCTTCTGACGGACGGCTATACCGAAGAGAGCATCCGTGTTCTGGAAGGGCTGGAGGCGGTGCGCCGGCGTCCAGCGATGTACATCGGGGATGTCGGGGAGCGGGGTTTACACCACCTCATCTACGAAGTCGTGGACAACTCCATTGATGAGGCATTGGCGGGCTTCTGCCGGAACATTGTGGTCACCCTCCATGCAGACGGGGGGTGCTCTGTAGAGGATGATGGGCGTGGCATCCCTGTTGGCATCCATCCCGAGAAGGGGATCTCCACGCTGGAGCTAGTCATGTGCACGCTGCACGCTGGAGGGAAGTTCGACAAGGTTGCCTATAAGGTCTCCGGCGGACTCCATGGTGTGGGGGTATCCTGCGTCAACGCCCTTTCCGAATACATGCGTGTCCGTGTTTGGCGCGATGGTAGCGTATGGGAGCAGGAGTACAGCCGGGGTGTTCCTCTGACGCCCGTACAGCGTGTTGGGGACACCGACCGGGCTGGGACGTTGGTCTATTTCCGACCGGACCCGACGATCTTCAAAACGACGGTCTTCCGCTACGAGCGCGTGGCCGACCGGCTCCGGGAGCTGGCCTTCCTGAATCCCGAAGTCACCATTCGCCTCCGCGACGAGCGAGAGGGCACGGAGGAGGTCTTCCACTATACAGGCGGCCTGCGCGATTTCGTTCGCTACCTGGATGAAGGGGAGACGCCGCTGACGCCAGTCATCCTCCTTTCCGGGCGGCTACCTGGGGAGTCGGGG from Candidatus Kapaibacterium sp. includes:
- a CDS encoding DUF721 domain-containing protein — its product is MEREARSLAEVLQQFLQEQGLQEVLYMARLPKVWAEVVGTPAARSSTIRSFANGELVVEVAVPAWRMELHMRAEELRRRLNERLGRELVRRLVIR